One Cryptomeria japonica chromosome 9, Sugi_1.0, whole genome shotgun sequence genomic window carries:
- the LOC131063671 gene encoding jasmonate-induced oxygenase 3-like: protein MKEYCNGALQACRTLLYVFSQNLDLPPKYLEESFAGEEDIGICVRVNYYPVCPQPDLTFGISPHSDAGGITILLQNDVSGDILTNGIYKSVEHRSIVNDTKERMSIVIFCNPSGDKKVGPAKDLIDSSNPVKYKCMTFIEYHGP from the exons ATGAAAGAATATTGCAATGGAGCTTTACAAGCGTGCAGAACTCTGCTATATGTTTTCTCTCAAAATTTGGATCTTCCTCCCAAATATCTGGAAGAATCTTTTGCAGGTGAAGAAGATATTGGCATATGTGTGAGGGTAAACTACTATCCAGTATGCCCACAACCAGACCTCACATTTGGTATCTCGCCTCACTCAGACGCTGGCGGCATTACCATTCTTCTGCAGAATGATGTTTCAGGTGAT ATATTAACAAATGGCATCTACAAAAGTGTGGAACACAGGAGTATTGTGAACGATACCAAGGAACGTATGTCAATAGTAATTTTCTGTAATCCAAGTGGAGACAAGAAAGTTGGGCCTGCCAAAGACCTGATAGATTCTTCCAATCCAGTAAAGTACAAATGTATGACGTTCATTGAGTACCACGGTCCGTAA